A single window of Montipora capricornis isolate CH-2021 chromosome 14, ASM3666992v2, whole genome shotgun sequence DNA harbors:
- the LOC138033180 gene encoding melanocyte-stimulating hormone receptor-like: MPGEYDFPNVTKRHCSWPLHPAVTSCSEPNGLYLPLLVVIIAFNAVLSVIAVTGNLLWIAAYARTPSLQTPLNMCLLSLASVGLFNGVVMEPLIISETGFFLACPSATCSLENIVSGIVTLVADSMLQNIAVICIDRYIAIIHSDKYYRWVTKTRIFIAFCMYALFRLFLSVCVFTGMIDYHALIISSIVFSHAIIIFTSVRVFIRIRRLASVIVGPMNTEEEKRKAQERKITKTVGLLILLSALCYAPAFGYYIANKSSGVSSQLHAIIWRYIETVMMFNAVLNFIVYFLRHKEKRVAVRGVINNTFNAVKNCCCH; the protein is encoded by the coding sequence ATGCCAGGAGAGTACGATTTTCCAAATGTCACCAAACGTCACTGTTCCTGGCCGTTGCATCCAGCCGTGACCTCTTGCTCAGAGCCAAATGGTCTTTACCTTCCTCTCCTGGTAGTCATCATTGCATTCAACGCCGTTCTATCTGTGATCGCGGTGACTGGCAATTTATTGTGGATTGCTGCATATGCAAGGACTCCTTCGCTTCAAACACCTCTTAACATGTGTTTACTGAGCCTGGCATCTGTTGGTCTCTTCAATGGTGTTGTGATGGAACCTTTGATCATATCAGAGACGGGCTTCTTCCTGGCTTGCCCGTCAGCGACTTGCTCCCTTGAAAACATCGTCTCAGGCATCGTTACCCTTGTTGCCGACAGTATGCTTCAAAACATCGCCGTCATCTGTATCGATCGCTATATAGCGATCATACACAGCGATAAATATTATCGATGGGTTACCAAAACCCGGATTTTTATCGCATTTTGCATGTACGCTCTGTTTCGCTTGTTCTTAAGTGTTTGTGTTTTCACAGGAATGATCGATTATCATGCCCTTATAATCTCGTCCATAGTTTTTAGCCATGCGATTATCATCTTTACCTCGGTAAGAGTGTTTATTAGAATCCGTCGTCTTGCAAGTGTAATTGTTGGGCCCATGAATACAGAGGAAGAGAAAAGGAAGGCACAGGAGCGAAAAATTACGAAAACGGTGGGATTGTTAATCTTGCTTTCTGCTTTATGCTATGCTCCAGCGTTTGGTTACTACATCGCTAACAAATCATCAGGTGTAAGCTCACAGCTGCACGCCATAATCTGGCGCTACATTGAAACTGTTATGATGTTTAACGCTGTCCTGAACTTTATCGTTTATTTTCTTCGCCACAAAGAGAAGCGCGTAGCTGTGCGCGGAGTCATCAATAACACCTTTAACGCAGTCAAAAATTGTTGCTGCCATTGA